In the Thermodesulfovibrio yellowstonii DSM 11347 genome, one interval contains:
- a CDS encoding lysophospholipid acyltransferase family protein, with protein MKSFVKHIIFKFALKFFMGLGRILGKKQLITVSSFLGSLLYSLSWKRKNVAFDNLKIAFEQQYKESELKKVLKKFIQEIILTALEIAFIVKKKEKLAQWAKVSGIEHLDEALKKRKGIIALSAHLGNIPVMLAWLAEKGYPVAVLFKEGKYLPEGFLYNLIKSYKIYPIPFRSDREVPKEIISALNKNMIVFILADQARPGIYAKFFGKYVQCQKGAFVIAQRKGSPLVPIFIVRGENGHEIKIYPEIELQKQVEILIEKYNCLLEELIRKYPEQYYWFHRRFKRMRVH; from the coding sequence ATGAAATCTTTTGTTAAACATATTATTTTTAAATTTGCTCTTAAATTTTTTATGGGGCTTGGAAGAATTCTCGGGAAAAAACAACTTATTACTGTTTCATCTTTTTTAGGAAGTTTATTATATTCTCTCTCCTGGAAAAGAAAGAATGTTGCCTTTGATAATTTAAAAATTGCTTTTGAACAACAATATAAAGAATCTGAACTGAAAAAAGTCTTAAAAAAGTTTATTCAAGAAATTATTCTCACTGCCCTTGAGATTGCCTTTATTGTAAAAAAGAAAGAAAAACTTGCTCAATGGGCTAAAGTTTCAGGCATTGAACATCTTGATGAAGCATTAAAAAAACGCAAAGGAATAATTGCATTGAGCGCGCATTTAGGTAATATTCCTGTCATGCTTGCATGGCTTGCTGAGAAAGGTTATCCTGTTGCTGTTCTTTTTAAAGAAGGGAAATATCTTCCCGAAGGATTTTTATACAATCTTATAAAATCTTATAAAATTTATCCAATTCCCTTTCGTTCTGATAGAGAAGTTCCTAAGGAAATAATAAGCGCTTTAAATAAAAATATGATTGTCTTTATACTTGCTGACCAAGCAAGACCTGGTATTTATGCAAAATTTTTCGGCAAGTATGTTCAGTGCCAGAAGGGTGCGTTTGTTATAGCACAGAGAAAAGGTTCTCCGCTTGTTCCGATTTTTATTGTAAGGGGAGAAAATGGGCATGAAATCAAAATTTATCCTGAGATAGAATTACAAAAACAAGTTGAAATCCTTATTGAAAAATATAACTGTCTTCTTGAAGAATTAATCAGAAAGTATCCTGAACAGTATTACTGGTTTCACAGAAGATTTAAGAGAATGAGGGTTCACTAA
- a CDS encoding ABC transporter ATP-binding protein, translating to MEIEKYFKIKFKKLWLDDFAVFWRLIKEHRLRLLFALLCSLSISGINGAIAWSVKPAMDQIFIKKSAEFLYLIPLLVIILFSLRGVFTFINNYIMNSVGSKIVKFVRDALYEKLLKLPMSFFCRDSSGNLISKVLNDADLLKSTVSNTIKDFLVEGLTVIVLACVAFYRRWDLALLSFVVIPLMLYSMTEFGKRMKDIGMKTRLRIAKITTLLHETLQGIKIIKAFTMESDMKQRYRNALHEHYRNIMREVRTEEFTNLISETIAGIGVAIILFYGGYLVVNDKISSGDFFSFATAVILMYTPLKRLSRVNASFQRGRNVIERLREIIFVEHEPEKGEKREINGHIVFKNVSFRYPLSKDYTLKDINFEIQAGETVAIVGPSGAGKSTIADLLAGFWYPTEGDILIDGVSIRDFSLHSLRSQIALVTQDIILFNDSVINNIKFGNISSTKEEVERAAIMADAHDFIIKLPKGYESMVGEKGILLSGGQKQRITIARAILREPKILIFDEATASLDTESEEKIQRALEQMRKGRTTLVIAHRLSTIKRADKIIVMDKGRIIEQGTHEELLAKGGLYSELWHLQFSEPSFS from the coding sequence ATGGAAATAGAAAAATATTTCAAAATAAAGTTTAAAAAATTATGGCTGGATGATTTTGCGGTTTTCTGGAGACTTATAAAAGAGCACAGGCTAAGACTTCTTTTTGCCTTACTTTGCAGTTTATCAATATCTGGAATCAATGGAGCTATTGCATGGTCAGTAAAACCTGCAATGGACCAGATTTTTATAAAAAAATCAGCAGAGTTTCTTTATTTAATTCCTCTTCTGGTTATTATTCTTTTTAGTTTGAGAGGAGTTTTTACCTTTATTAATAATTATATTATGAATTCAGTTGGTTCTAAGATTGTTAAGTTTGTCAGAGATGCGCTTTATGAAAAACTTTTAAAGCTTCCAATGTCATTTTTTTGCAGAGACAGTTCAGGAAATCTTATTTCTAAAGTTCTCAATGATGCTGACTTGCTTAAAAGCACGGTTTCAAACACTATCAAAGATTTTCTGGTTGAAGGGCTTACGGTCATTGTGTTAGCCTGTGTTGCCTTTTATCGCAGATGGGATCTGGCATTGCTTTCTTTTGTTGTTATTCCATTGATGCTTTATTCTATGACAGAATTTGGAAAAAGGATGAAAGATATTGGAATGAAAACCCGTCTTAGAATCGCTAAAATAACAACACTTCTACATGAAACATTGCAGGGCATAAAGATAATAAAAGCTTTCACCATGGAATCTGACATGAAACAAAGATACAGGAACGCACTTCATGAACACTATAGAAATATTATGCGAGAAGTAAGAACAGAAGAATTTACAAATCTTATTTCAGAAACTATAGCAGGGATAGGTGTTGCTATTATTCTTTTTTATGGAGGGTATCTTGTTGTTAATGATAAAATCTCTTCTGGTGACTTTTTTTCATTTGCAACAGCAGTAATTCTTATGTATACGCCTTTAAAAAGGCTTAGTCGTGTTAATGCCTCCTTTCAAAGAGGAAGAAATGTTATAGAGCGACTTAGGGAGATTATATTTGTTGAACATGAGCCAGAAAAAGGCGAAAAAAGAGAAATAAATGGCCATATAGTTTTTAAAAATGTTTCATTCAGATATCCTCTTTCAAAAGATTATACACTCAAAGATATTAATTTTGAAATACAGGCTGGTGAAACAGTTGCTATAGTTGGTCCATCAGGAGCAGGAAAAAGCACAATCGCAGATTTGCTTGCAGGATTCTGGTATCCAACAGAAGGTGATATATTAATTGATGGAGTGAGCATAAGAGATTTTTCACTTCATAGCCTTCGTTCTCAAATAGCTCTTGTGACACAAGATATTATTTTATTTAATGATTCAGTCATCAATAATATAAAGTTTGGTAATATCTCATCCACCAAAGAAGAGGTTGAGAGAGCTGCCATAATGGCAGATGCCCACGATTTTATAATAAAGCTGCCAAAAGGTTATGAATCAATGGTTGGGGAAAAAGGTATTTTGCTTTCAGGTGGGCAGAAACAGAGAATTACAATTGCAAGAGCTATTTTAAGAGAGCCGAAGATTTTAATATTTGATGAAGCCACAGCAAGCCTTGATACTGAATCTGAAGAAAAAATTCAGAGAGCTCTTGAACAGATGAGGAAAGGTAGAACAACTTTAGTTATTGCCCACAGACTTTCTACAATAAAGCGGGCTGATAAAATTATTGTTATGGACAAAGGTAGGATTATAGAACAGGGAACACATGAAGAGCTTTTAGCAAAAGGAGGGCTTTACAGTGAACTGTGGCATTTGCAGTTTAGTGAACCCTCATTCTCTTAA
- the ybgF gene encoding tol-pal system protein YbgF, translating to MKKIKSKIFFTAIVSAVFLSGCVTTGEYEQIRADITKLHIENSQLKQEVSELKTRMDKMSSDLSTATALKEGQLTLIAQTQDYVKELQILKGRFEESSYSNDKKFKELSDKIAELQAKLTQPQQPIPQKEPEQKKISPGQLKNPKEIYDSAHVDIKEKRYASARDKFQEITKNYPDFELLPNSYFWIGETYYSEKKYEDAILAYEEFLKKYPKHDKAPGALLKEGMAFLELKDKKTAKVVFERVIERYPKSKEAEIAQQKIAEILKSQNSGKKSTKTKSKTKTKSKQ from the coding sequence ATGAAAAAGATTAAAAGCAAGATATTTTTTACTGCAATAGTGTCTGCTGTTTTTTTGTCTGGTTGTGTTACCACAGGTGAGTATGAACAAATAAGGGCAGATATTACCAAACTACATATTGAAAATAGTCAACTAAAGCAAGAAGTTTCTGAACTTAAAACGAGAATGGATAAGATGTCTTCTGACTTATCTACAGCCACAGCATTAAAGGAGGGACAGCTCACGCTTATTGCTCAGACACAGGATTATGTAAAGGAATTACAGATACTGAAAGGAAGATTTGAAGAAAGCTCTTACAGCAATGACAAAAAATTTAAAGAGCTAAGTGATAAAATCGCAGAATTACAGGCTAAACTAACACAGCCACAACAGCCTATTCCACAGAAAGAACCAGAACAAAAGAAAATATCGCCAGGACAATTAAAAAATCCCAAAGAAATATATGATTCCGCTCATGTAGACATAAAAGAAAAAAGATATGCCTCGGCAAGAGATAAATTTCAGGAGATTACAAAGAATTATCCTGATTTTGAGCTTCTTCCCAACTCATATTTTTGGATTGGAGAAACTTACTATAGTGAAAAAAAATATGAAGATGCGATTCTTGCTTATGAAGAATTTCTCAAGAAATATCCAAAGCACGATAAAGCACCAGGTGCACTTCTTAAAGAAGGAATGGCATTTTTAGAGTTGAAAGATAAAAAAACAGCAAAAGTTGTATTTGAAAGAGTTATTGAGAGATATCCTAAATCAAAGGAAGCAGAAATTGCTCAGCAAAAAATAGCAGAAATACTTAAGAGTCAGAATTCAGGGAAAAAATCAACAAAGACAAAATCTAAAACAAAAACTAAATCAAAACAATGA
- a CDS encoding glycosyltransferase family 2 protein — MKIPISIAIITKNEEKNIEDALESVKDFEEIVVVDAFSEDRTVEICKNYTDKIYKLEWKGFATQKQFAVEKTTLPWVFILDADERVTEALKMEITEKISNDDFDGYFIPRKNFFLGKWIKHSGWWPDYTLRLFRKDKGKMQIREVHEKVIVNGKVGYVKEPILHYTYQTFEDFIKKMQIYSSYGALELIKKNPSKCKIVLKIFFAPVFTFFKMFFIKLGFLDGLRGFILAFFYSFYSFLKYAKVWEKQWK, encoded by the coding sequence TTGAAAATCCCTATCTCTATTGCAATTATTACAAAAAATGAAGAAAAAAATATTGAGGATGCTCTGGAATCTGTAAAAGATTTTGAAGAGATTGTTGTGGTAGATGCTTTTAGTGAAGACAGAACAGTTGAAATTTGCAAAAACTATACAGATAAAATTTATAAATTAGAATGGAAAGGTTTTGCAACCCAAAAACAATTTGCTGTTGAAAAGACAACACTGCCATGGGTTTTCATTCTTGATGCAGATGAAAGAGTTACAGAGGCTTTAAAAATGGAAATAACTGAAAAAATAAGCAATGATGATTTTGATGGATATTTTATTCCAAGAAAAAATTTTTTTCTTGGGAAATGGATTAAACACAGCGGATGGTGGCCAGATTATACGCTAAGACTATTTAGGAAAGACAAAGGGAAAATGCAGATTAGAGAAGTTCATGAGAAGGTTATTGTTAATGGTAAAGTGGGCTACGTAAAAGAACCTATTTTACATTATACATATCAAACTTTTGAAGACTTTATTAAGAAAATGCAGATTTATTCTTCCTATGGAGCATTGGAGTTAATAAAAAAGAATCCGTCAAAATGTAAGATAGTTTTAAAGATTTTTTTTGCTCCTGTATTTACATTTTTTAAAATGTTTTTTATAAAATTGGGATTTCTTGATGGTTTAAGGGGTTTTATTCTTGCATTTTTTTACAGTTTTTATTCATTTCTTAAGTACGCTAAAGTTTGGGAAAAACAATGGAAATAG
- a CDS encoding glycine--tRNA ligase subunit alpha codes for MYFQEIIFTLNKYWAQKGCVILQPYDIEVGAGTFHTATFFRVLGPESWNTGYVQPCRRPTDGRYGENPNRLGQYYQYQVILKPSPENSQEVYIESLKALGIDPLKHDIRFVEDDWESPTLGAWGLGWEVWLDGMEITQFTYFQQVGGIDLKPVSVEITYGLERIAMYLQEVENVFDIKWNEKFTYGDIHKQPEIEFSYFNFDHSDPVIIKKHFDEYERESNRLRELGLVFPAYEFCLKCSHLFNLLDARGVLSVAERTNYIARVRTLAKACAESYLIKRYGVING; via the coding sequence ATGTATTTTCAAGAAATAATTTTCACACTTAATAAATACTGGGCTCAGAAAGGATGCGTGATACTGCAACCCTATGATATAGAAGTTGGTGCAGGGACATTTCACACTGCTACTTTTTTCAGAGTTTTAGGCCCAGAGAGCTGGAATACAGGTTATGTTCAACCATGCAGACGTCCAACAGATGGAAGATATGGAGAAAATCCGAACAGACTCGGGCAATATTATCAATATCAGGTTATTCTGAAGCCTTCTCCAGAGAACTCACAGGAAGTATATATTGAAAGCCTTAAAGCACTTGGAATAGACCCTTTAAAACATGACATAAGATTTGTTGAAGATGACTGGGAAAGCCCTACTCTTGGCGCTTGGGGGCTTGGCTGGGAAGTATGGCTTGATGGAATGGAGATAACTCAGTTTACTTATTTTCAGCAGGTTGGAGGTATTGATTTAAAACCTGTATCTGTTGAGATTACATACGGTCTTGAAAGAATTGCCATGTATCTTCAGGAAGTGGAAAATGTTTTTGATATAAAGTGGAATGAAAAATTTACTTATGGAGATATTCACAAACAGCCTGAAATAGAGTTTTCATACTTTAATTTTGATCACTCAGACCCAGTAATAATCAAAAAACATTTTGATGAATATGAAAGAGAATCAAATCGTCTAAGGGAGTTAGGACTGGTTTTCCCAGCTTATGAGTTTTGTCTTAAGTGTTCTCATCTTTTCAATCTCCTTGATGCTCGTGGGGTTTTGTCTGTGGCAGAGAGAACCAATTATATAGCTCGTGTAAGAACTCTTGCAAAAGCCTGTGCTGAATCTTATTTAATTAAAAGGTATGGAGTAATAAATGGGTAA
- the pal gene encoding peptidoglycan-associated lipoprotein Pal yields MKIKIILLAIFCLFLIIACAERKIYMPDGKETTGIVKKEEGNEIEKTKPSEEETSFTTSQMAELIKKLQEEIGDIHFDYDKYDVRQDDLPTLKKVASYLQKYPKLRVIIEGHCDERGTNEYNFALGQKRADSAKQYLITLGIISSRIDIISYGEEKPLCTEQNESCWQKNRRAHFVFIEEGK; encoded by the coding sequence ATGAAAATTAAAATTATTTTATTAGCTATCTTTTGTCTTTTTTTGATTATTGCCTGTGCTGAAAGGAAAATTTATATGCCTGATGGAAAGGAAACTACAGGAATAGTAAAAAAAGAAGAAGGAAATGAAATAGAAAAAACAAAGCCATCAGAAGAAGAAACTTCTTTTACTACTTCTCAAATGGCGGAACTTATTAAAAAACTTCAGGAAGAGATAGGTGATATACATTTTGATTATGATAAATACGATGTTAGACAAGATGATTTGCCTACACTGAAAAAAGTTGCTTCCTATCTGCAGAAATATCCTAAACTCAGGGTTATTATAGAAGGACATTGTGATGAAAGGGGAACAAATGAGTATAATTTTGCACTTGGGCAAAAAAGAGCTGATTCTGCAAAGCAGTATCTAATAACTCTCGGAATCATATCCTCAAGGATTGATATAATAAGCTATGGCGAAGAAAAACCTTTATGCACAGAACAAAATGAATCATGCTGGCAGAAAAATAGAAGGGCACACTTTGTTTTTATAGAGGAGGGGAAATGA
- a CDS encoding tetratricopeptide repeat protein, which translates to MVNQTLINALLILFLIFIPVSLYAEDLFQKGIEQYRQENYEEALEIFKKIYRTQPSTLASFYLGLTYKQIGDYRSAKKYFYNSLTDIPRINDAYLELAEVLYHLGELKEAMQWLTEAEKQFIMPSKILFLKGLVFSKMGRFEEARKAFERAKSIDSALTQVSDLQIALTYSAERKIKEAMKTLEGLIKIEPQTDIAEFASDYLAALKTAIKELSIYLSLGYQYDDNVVSKPTTLIGVSAVDEISGKRDSAQVANMKLSWKPLLSGNLFIIGDFGIYTKNYFSSYKFDTTMSTITFTPGINIGKGFITLPLSYFHMWLNEREYMSLFSLTPTVSLQIAAGHIFQFSAGYGKREMLKYTADADPNEDRDSNQYSISAGYFYPFKEKGVFYSKYEYMIDDTQGINWDSLSHRLSAGVVCPLTEKLILQIAGDHTWQNYRNINTYTGRGVKGFPETAEKRRDQIYSLTAGVIFEISKTLRTNLSYYHLRADSNFPIYDYKRNIYSVELSFSF; encoded by the coding sequence ATGGTTAATCAAACCCTCATAAATGCTCTCTTAATATTATTCTTGATATTTATTCCTGTTTCACTATATGCAGAAGATTTATTTCAAAAGGGGATTGAACAATACAGGCAGGAAAATTATGAAGAAGCTCTTGAGATATTTAAAAAAATTTACAGAACACAGCCTTCAACACTTGCAAGTTTTTATCTTGGGCTTACATACAAGCAAATAGGGGATTACAGAAGTGCAAAAAAATATTTTTACAACTCTTTGACAGACATACCAAGAATAAATGATGCATATCTTGAATTAGCTGAAGTTTTATACCATCTTGGAGAACTGAAGGAAGCAATGCAATGGCTCACAGAAGCTGAAAAACAGTTTATAATGCCTTCAAAGATTCTATTTTTAAAGGGTCTTGTTTTTTCAAAGATGGGCAGGTTTGAGGAGGCAAGAAAAGCCTTTGAAAGAGCAAAATCCATTGATTCTGCTCTGACTCAGGTATCAGACCTTCAGATAGCACTCACCTACTCTGCTGAAAGGAAGATTAAGGAGGCTATGAAAACTCTTGAAGGATTGATAAAGATTGAGCCCCAAACAGATATTGCAGAGTTTGCCTCTGATTATCTTGCTGCCCTTAAAACAGCCATCAAGGAGTTGAGCATTTATTTGTCTCTGGGATATCAGTATGATGACAACGTGGTATCAAAACCAACAACTCTGATTGGAGTCTCAGCAGTTGATGAGATTTCAGGAAAAAGAGACTCTGCACAGGTGGCAAATATGAAGCTCAGTTGGAAACCCTTGCTATCAGGAAACTTATTTATTATAGGAGACTTTGGCATTTATACAAAAAACTATTTTTCTTCCTATAAGTTTGACACAACCATGAGCACAATTACATTTACTCCCGGTATAAATATTGGAAAGGGATTTATAACACTTCCCTTGAGTTACTTTCATATGTGGCTTAATGAGAGGGAATATATGTCACTTTTTTCACTCACCCCTACAGTGAGCCTTCAGATTGCTGCTGGACATATTTTCCAGTTTTCAGCGGGATATGGTAAAAGGGAGATGCTTAAGTATACAGCAGATGCTGATCCTAATGAAGACAGGGATAGTAACCAATACAGTATTTCAGCAGGATATTTTTATCCCTTTAAGGAGAAAGGAGTTTTTTATTCAAAATATGAATATATGATTGATGATACTCAGGGAATCAACTGGGACTCCCTGTCTCATAGATTATCTGCTGGAGTTGTATGTCCCCTTACTGAAAAACTCATACTCCAGATTGCAGGGGACCACACATGGCAAAACTACAGAAACATAAATACATACACAGGAAGAGGGGTTAAGGGTTTCCCGGAAACCGCTGAAAAAAGAAGAGACCAAATATATTCATTAACAGCAGGAGTTATCTTTGAGATTTCAAAAACCCTGAGGACTAATCTCAGCTACTATCACTTAAGGGCTGACTCAAACTTTCCAATTTATGATTATAAGAGAAACATTTACAGTGTTGAGCTGAGTTTTAGCTTTTAA
- the glyS gene encoding glycine--tRNA ligase subunit beta — protein MGKILFEIGAEEIPARFIPLAISQIEENFKKITSEYRIELESIKVYATPRRLTLLAELSSEQASEEKLVWGPPVHVAFDEKGLPKESAYAFAKAQGIEVDQLQIKPKGKGNYVCAVLSKKGKKTEEVLPEILRNLFYSLNFPKMMRWGEGTLRFIRPVRWFLALYDDRFISFEIEGIKTENKTQGHRFLSENPLNIDRVDNYEFILEKAFVIVDPEKRKKIILTQAEELAKKVNGKILWNNELIEEVTYLVEFPNSVLCSFSMQYLKLPEELLITVMKDHQRYFAIIDNEGKLKNYFVVVSNTKAENEENIKKGAERVIKARFEDARFYYEEDLKKGLVNLLEATKGIIYHKKLGSLYDKSLRIIRIAERLSDRLIPEKTELVKIAANYCKADLASGVVGEFPELQGIMGGYYAKNAGMPEEVFLAIREHYLPKGFTDEIPSNDIGCIISLADKLDHIATFFYLGEIPSGTEDPFGLRRAANGIISILLKKKYSLSLLETVSMIQEFVDEKLKEQISIFIVQRFESYLESTGYDVNLIKTISDFILIRPVYEIKKRLEAVSLFRSKEDFEEFFLAVKRVSNIIKNYEKFELNPELFSSEEEKKLFNEIEKYKENLYEYLNSQQFFEALNYLHKLTPTINNFFDNVLVMDKDEKIKRNRLALLQHLSELLKSVADISRLY, from the coding sequence ATGGGTAAAATTCTTTTTGAAATTGGAGCAGAAGAGATTCCTGCGAGATTTATTCCTTTAGCAATCAGTCAAATAGAGGAAAACTTTAAAAAAATTACTTCTGAATATAGAATTGAGTTGGAATCTATAAAAGTTTACGCAACTCCGAGAAGACTTACCCTTCTGGCAGAACTATCTTCAGAGCAGGCATCAGAGGAAAAATTAGTCTGGGGACCTCCTGTGCATGTTGCCTTTGATGAAAAAGGCTTGCCAAAGGAGTCTGCTTATGCTTTTGCAAAGGCTCAAGGTATTGAGGTTGACCAGCTTCAGATTAAACCTAAAGGAAAAGGAAACTATGTATGTGCAGTTTTATCTAAAAAAGGCAAAAAAACAGAAGAAGTTCTTCCCGAAATTCTAAGAAATCTTTTTTATTCTCTAAATTTTCCTAAAATGATGCGATGGGGAGAAGGAACATTAAGATTTATAAGACCTGTAAGATGGTTTTTAGCTTTATATGATGATAGGTTTATTTCTTTTGAGATAGAAGGTATAAAAACAGAAAACAAAACACAAGGACACAGATTTCTTTCCGAAAATCCATTGAATATTGATAGAGTTGACAATTATGAATTTATTCTTGAAAAAGCTTTTGTTATAGTTGACCCAGAAAAAAGAAAAAAAATTATACTCACTCAGGCTGAAGAGCTTGCTAAAAAAGTAAACGGAAAAATTTTATGGAATAATGAACTTATTGAAGAAGTAACTTATCTTGTTGAATTTCCAAATTCTGTTTTATGCAGTTTTTCCATGCAATATCTGAAACTTCCAGAAGAGTTACTTATTACAGTTATGAAGGACCATCAGAGATATTTTGCTATCATAGATAATGAAGGGAAACTTAAAAATTACTTTGTTGTTGTAAGCAATACAAAAGCAGAAAATGAGGAAAACATTAAAAAAGGAGCTGAGAGAGTTATAAAAGCCAGATTTGAGGATGCAAGATTTTACTATGAGGAAGACCTCAAAAAAGGCTTAGTAAATCTTCTTGAGGCAACTAAAGGGATAATTTATCATAAAAAGCTTGGAAGTCTTTATGATAAAAGTTTAAGGATTATAAGAATTGCTGAAAGACTTAGTGATAGATTAATTCCTGAAAAAACAGAGTTGGTAAAGATTGCTGCAAATTATTGTAAAGCTGATCTTGCAAGCGGTGTAGTTGGAGAGTTTCCTGAATTACAAGGCATAATGGGTGGATATTATGCTAAAAATGCAGGCATGCCAGAGGAAGTTTTTTTGGCAATAAGAGAACATTATCTTCCAAAAGGATTTACTGATGAAATTCCATCTAATGATATAGGATGCATCATAAGCCTTGCTGATAAACTTGATCATATAGCAACTTTTTTTTATCTTGGTGAAATTCCATCAGGAACAGAAGACCCTTTTGGCTTAAGAAGGGCAGCAAATGGAATTATATCTATACTTTTAAAGAAAAAATATTCCTTGAGCTTATTAGAAACTGTAAGTATGATACAAGAATTTGTTGATGAAAAATTAAAGGAGCAGATTTCAATTTTTATTGTTCAGAGATTTGAAAGCTATCTTGAGTCAACAGGATATGATGTTAATTTAATAAAAACAATAAGTGATTTCATTTTAATCAGACCAGTTTATGAGATTAAAAAAAGACTTGAAGCAGTATCGTTGTTCCGCAGTAAGGAAGATTTTGAAGAATTTTTCCTTGCTGTAAAAAGGGTTTCAAATATTATTAAAAATTATGAAAAGTTTGAATTGAACCCTGAGCTTTTTTCCTCTGAAGAAGAAAAAAAACTTTTTAATGAAATAGAAAAATACAAAGAAAATCTTTATGAATATTTAAATTCTCAGCAATTTTTTGAAGCATTAAACTATTTACACAAACTTACACCTACGATAAATAACTTTTTTGATAATGTGCTTGTTATGGATAAAGATGAAAAAATTAAAAGAAACAGGCTTGCATTATTGCAGCATTTATCAGAATTATTAAAATCTGTTGCGGATATTTCAAGGCTATATTAA
- the moaA gene encoding GTP 3',8-cyclase MoaA translates to MKDNFNRNIDYLRISIIDRCNLRCIYCMPEEGITNLLPHHEILSYEEILKIVEIGVDLGITKIRITGGEPLLRKGIVSFIERLARIEGIRDIGMTTNGVLLKKFAKDLYNAGLKRVNVSLDSLDENKFRAITRVGLIDDVFEGIDEAKNAGLQPVKVNVVVMKGINDDEIEKFALWSKKVEYQIRFIEFMPVGQNAWKKELFISKDEIKERIENKIGKLIPVQMKKSGPAEYFMLAGAKGFLGFISPMTTHICVRCNRLRLTADGKLRPCLFSDKEVDIKKILRSGASTEEIRETIIKTIHLKPQGMSEHTKPLRPMSTIGG, encoded by the coding sequence ATGAAGGATAATTTTAACAGAAATATAGATTACTTAAGAATCTCCATTATTGACAGATGTAATCTTAGGTGTATTTATTGTATGCCTGAAGAAGGCATAACCAATTTATTACCTCATCATGAAATATTGAGCTATGAGGAAATATTAAAAATTGTTGAAATAGGCGTAGATTTAGGGATAACAAAAATAAGAATCACAGGTGGTGAGCCTCTTCTAAGAAAGGGCATTGTCAGTTTTATTGAAAGACTTGCACGAATAGAAGGTATACGAGACATTGGAATGACAACAAATGGAGTTCTTCTTAAAAAGTTTGCTAAAGATTTATATAATGCAGGCTTAAAACGAGTGAATGTTAGCCTTGACTCCCTTGATGAAAATAAATTTAGAGCCATAACCAGAGTGGGTTTAATAGATGATGTTTTTGAAGGTATTGATGAGGCAAAAAATGCTGGTTTACAACCTGTTAAGGTCAATGTTGTTGTAATGAAAGGCATTAATGATGATGAAATAGAAAAATTTGCCCTATGGAGTAAAAAAGTAGAATATCAGATAAGATTTATAGAGTTTATGCCTGTTGGTCAGAATGCGTGGAAAAAGGAACTTTTTATATCAAAAGATGAGATAAAGGAAAGAATAGAGAATAAAATCGGAAAACTTATTCCAGTACAGATGAAGAAGTCAGGTCCTGCAGAGTACTTCATGCTTGCAGGAGCAAAGGGTTTTCTTGGATTTATAAGTCCTATGACAACACATATATGTGTTAGATGTAATAGGCTTAGATTAACTGCTGATGGTAAACTAAGACCTTGTCTTTTTTCTGACAAAGAAGTGGACATAAAAAAGATTTTACGAAGCGGCGCCTCTACAGAAGAGATAAGAGAAACAATTATCAAAACCATTCATTTAAAACCTCAGGGTATGTCAGAACATACAAAGCCTTTAAGGCCTATGTCCACAATAGGAGGCTAA